The Spinacia oleracea cultivar Varoflay chromosome 2, BTI_SOV_V1, whole genome shotgun sequence DNA segment TCAGTGGCGGTTAATGGAATACTGGGATTCACTTAGCAAAGTTTAACTTTATATCCAAACAAGTAGATAATTTATGTTAAGCCTACGTAAAAACAAGGATAATTAAATTATGATATGAAGTTATGAACATGCACATGGTTGATTTTTCAAATAATCATGGATAAGTACGTGACTTGTTTACTTTTTAAGTGAAAAAGATGTGGGCTGAAATTCGACAACATATGAGCCTTTTTTCTTAATTCGACAACATAAAGGCCAATATGAATTGGTTTTGGTCCATATGAGccttttttcttaatttattgtaACTTTACAACTAATCCTCCTTATAACTAAGGGGACGTTGATCATAAGGGGAATTTaggaaaggaaaaaataatcaaCAATGATAATATTGTTATAAAATATATTAGGATGATAACCATTATACCCTTACCCCTATATGATATATGTAtgtgtatatattatatatatgccTACGGATATGGATGAATGATTAGATAACCAACATAcagtttctctcttcctctttttccttttctctctACTTTTATAATACGTTATCAGCACCATCGCTTCGATTTGATTGTTTAATGGAAACAAAAACGGAAAGCAAAGGGGATCATCACTAATGTAAGTTCAGTTTGATTGTTTgattaatttatattttgattACTATGTTATAGTTCGACATATGTTTTGCATTTTTGGGGCTTACTCCGTATGATTTATCTACTTCGGTTTTTTAGTTGCGATTATATACTTCCGTATGATTAACTATTGCGTATGTTAGTATTGTGATTTTTAGTTTTGTGCCACAATTTCTGAGTgcatattatatttttattgcttttGATGATtaaccgttttttttttttgcaacttTTTAATGTTGTATTCTGGCGTGTGTTTATCATCATTAATATAATCATCATCATATTGTACGATTATTGTAAAGTTTGGTATATgtgtttcaatatttcaagaataataACGTATATGCATGTTTCAATATTTGAGGATTGTGATTATGGAATTTAATTTTTGTGTGACTTGtaagcattttttttttttttttgaaggaaacgGCCTCGGCCTCTAATTTTCATTAATGTTTAAGCAAAAATCTGAAGCAATTACATCCTCAATCATATTTGGACAACACCCAACCCATACTCTCATAGTGTACTCAAGCGGACTAAGGTGAACCATAGTATGAGCCGCTAAATTGGCCTCCCTAAAAACATGACAAAAAGAGATAACCTCAAACGAGTTAGCGATGACGTTGATCTCCCGACTAAGCATGCCGAGATAAGAACCATCATGCTTTCTAGCATTAATTAAGCTAACAACTTGCAAACAATCACTTTCTACTACTACCTTACTAGCATTGCACTGAACGGCCATCTTCAACCCGAGTATTATCGCCTTTGCCTCCACTACACTAACCTCCCAATTCTGCCTTACTTGCTGACAAGCAACTCGAACCACGCAGCCCTCATGGTTTCTTATGACCACTCCCATGCCTACCCCACCATCTTTAAATGTAGCAGCATCTACATTTATTTTCAACACCTCCATCTCAGGTGGTAACCATCTCACCTCATCCCTTGGAGGTCTTGCGCACCCCCTCCTCCCTATGTCCCCTTCTCTCGCCACATTGTAGGCTGCCAGTAGCGAAGAAGCTGCAGCAGCAACCTCACCAGGAAGACGGACCTCCCTGCCATGAACAACACCATTCCTTTCATTCCACCCCCCACGCCACCGTAGCTACATGTTTTTTATCTTCCTCCTGAAGGTGCTTCAGCCACCAGTGAACCCAATCAATAACACACCCAACCTTTGGGCACTTCATTAACTTTTCCACCCCGCACTCTTCCCATACACCCTTCACAAAACTGCAGTCCCATATCGCGTGCAGAGCCGTCTCATTACCGCTAGAGCACCTTCCATAGATGGGCGACACACTCTCTATCCTCCTATTCAGCCCCGAATTTGTAGGAAGTGCACTACTACACATCCTCCACAAGAACATTCGCACTTTCGGGGGGGACATCCAGACTCCATAACTTCCTCCATACATCTGTTTCTCCTGACGAACCTATGGCACCATCAAGAACATTTCTGTAATAATTTATGTAATGATATCCAGATTTTGCAGTATAGTTGCCATTTTTTTCATAATGCCACACCAATTCGTCCTCAAACATACCTGATGAGATAGGCATATTTAGTATGTCTTCCGCTTCGAAGGCTAGGAAATTTTCTCTCACCAAGCCGTCATTCCACCCACCTGTATTTGGGTCTAGTAGATGAGAAACAAGCTCGCAGCTATTGTCCCCTATTTTTGGTGATATTACTCGGAACGACGGCCCCCTACTCAACCAAGGATCCCTTCAAATATTAATTCTTTCCATCTCCAATAATCCATCTGCACCCCTTCTCCAAAACCCACTTACTGGTGTGTATGCTACGCCACACATAACTTGGTCTACATCCCACCGGTGCACTCATAAAATCCTTATTGTGAAAATATCTGGCCTTTAAGATTTGAGATGATAAGAGGTCCGAAAATTGCATAATACGCCATCCTTGCTTTGCTAAAAGTGCTTCATTAAAGTCAATTAACCTACGAAAACCCAGTCCGCCGTCTAACTTTTTTGTGCTCACCTTATCCCATGCTACCCAAAAAAATTTCCTCTCCTCCTCTTTACATCCCCACCAAAATCTAGCCATCATTTTCTTAATGTCGTGACAAAGACCAATAGGTAGTCTGAACAAACTCATTATATAAGTAGGTACCGCTTGGACAACCGCCTTTAGTAAGACTTCCCTACCCGCGAACGATAAGAGTTGTTGTTTCCACCCCTTTAGTCTCTTCCACACTCTCTCTCTCAAAAAGTTAAAGGCTTGAGATTTTGCTCTTCCTACAAATGTAGGCATACCTAAATACCTCCCATGGGACTCCACCAACTTCACTTCAAGCGCACCAGCAAGCTCTCTTCTCCTGTCATCTAGTATCTTCGAACTAAAGGACACCTCTGATTTATTAGTTGACTTCTTGGCCTGATGCATCACTGTATCGTTGTAATACCCTCCGGATTGCTTGAGCGTCTCTGTCCTCCGCCCTACAGAAAATGATGTTGTCGTCCGCAAATAACAAATGGGAGACTTCCGGCGCACCCCTACAAACCCGAATGCCTTTTAGAGAACATATTCCCACTTCCAATTGAATGAGATGGGAAAAGACCTCCGCACAAAGTATAAACAAATACGGAGAAAGGGGGTCTCCTTGCCTTAGACCTCTCCCGGCCACAAAAACATCAGAGGGGTCTCCGTTGATGACTACTGCATGGGACACAGACGACACACACCTCATTATTAACTTCACCCATCTACCATCAAAACCCAACCTCTCCATAACCTTTTCCAGAAATACCCACTCGACTCGATCGTAAGCTTTACTCATATCAAGTTTTACTGCCATGCACCATTTTTTACCGGAACAGACGCTATTCATGTAGTGGAAAGTTTCATATACCACTAGAGTATTATCCGTTATAAGTCTGCCTGGTGTAAATGCGCTCTGATTGAGAGAGATAATATCGGACAGGAATAATTTCATCCTATTAGTTAGCATTTTCGAAATAATTTTGTAACACATTGCACAGGCTAATAGGGCGAAATTCCGACATTGACATTGGGTTCTTCACTTTGGGGATGAGTACAATATGGGTTGCATTTAGCTCATTtctgacatattattattattattattattattattattattattatttttattttttgttgttgttgttgttacgaTGTTTGATGTTTCCCTAATCTTTGGTAACTTGTAATTATTGCTTACAATTTTTGCTTTTTGATATGGTTTACACTTTTGAATGGAATTGCAAGTTGATGTTTGATGGCAATTAACATGGTTAGTTGGTTAGTTGTGCAACCTCTATTTAATATGTGCAAAATTATTTGATACGTAGTACTTCGTACCCGGAATTTTGTATTAACTACATGCCTTCTCCTCAAATCGGCTACGAGTATACAGTAAAGTTTGATTTAATTGTTTGATTTGTGAGTTTAATCAGTGCAAAGTATCaagcatatatttatttattaaatcatGAAACATATATACATACTGCCGTTTTGATGTTGGTTTAATTTTGTTAAAGTTCAATTTTGTTAAATCGACATCATTGTACCATGCATAGTGAAGTATGTAGTAGTATTATATGTGGTATGTATAATTATGTTAgcattaataataattatggTTTAGTgtgaattttattatttcttaatttctaatttattatattatctAATATAGTGAACAATGTCAAACCTAGCAAAACTTGAGATTGTGGCCCTTGATATTACTGGGAAAAATTATTTATCATGGGTGTTAGATGCTGAAATATACCTGGATGCAAAAGGAGTTGGTGACACAataaaagaaggaaataaagcaACATGTCAAGATAAAGCTAAAGCTATGATATTTCTTCGTCATCACCTCCACGAGGGGCTTAAAACTGAGTATCTGACAGTTAAAGACCCGCAAATCCTTTGGAGTAATCTAAAGGAAAGGTATGACCACCAAAAAACTGTGATATTGCCAAAGGCTCGTTATGATTGGTTGCATTTAAGATTACAAGATTCTAAATCTGTGAGTGAATATAACTCAGCCATGTTTAAAATTACTTCTCAACTGAAATTATGTGGAGAGAAAATTACTGATGCAGATATGTTAGAAAAAACATACTCAACTTTTCATGCAAACAATATTGTCCTGCAGACACAGTATCGAGAAAaaggttttaaaaaatattctgAATTGATATCTTGTCTTCTTGTGGCTGAACAAAATAATGAGCGGTTAATGAAAAATCATGAAGCACGCCCTACTGGCTCAACTCCATTCCCTGAAGCGAATGTGACATCCCATAATGGGAAAGTATCAAAGAATAAAGACCATGCCAGCAGCAGTGGTCGTGGTTGTGGCCAATGGCGAGGCCGTGGGCGTGGACGTGGTTTTGGTGGCTATGGTAGAGGTCGTGGAGGTTATTACAAGAGCTCACATTCCCACCAGAAGTGGGACCGCAAAGATGGTAAAGGTGAGAAAGTAAAAAGTGACAATGTGACTAGTGTTTGTTATCGTTGTGGAGGAAAAGGCCATTGGTCACGCGTATGTCGTACGCCAAAACACCTTGTTGACCTTTATCAATCATCATTGAAGAAGAAAGGAAAGAATGTTGAGACCAATCTTGTATTTGAAGATTGCGAAGGTCATTTTGAATGTGATACAACTCACCTAGAAGTTGCAGATTTCTTTACTTCCCCTGAAGGGAATAATTAAGCTTTTAATATATTGTGTTGGATTTGATATAAACTTGTAGTAGTTTAAATATGACATTATGTGTTTATGTTGTGAACTTTGTGATTGTAATATGACTTTATATTTTGTGTTCTTTCTAAGATATTGTATTATTCTGggtgtttttattttataaatggTTATTTTAAACATGTTTAGTATTGTGATacatatttttatttccttgaaGAATATGAATACCTCTCAAGGTCAGTGGGAAATAAATGATGAAGAATTGTGTCTTGCAGACAGTGCAACTAATCATACTATACTTAAGAATAAGAAATATTTCTCTCAATTGATGATGAGAAAAACTAGTGTGAGTACTATATCGGGTAGTACAAATATTATAGAAGGCTCCGGAAGAGCAAATATATTGTTTCTTATGGGAACTAAATTTGTCATCATTGATGCATTATATTCGATCTCCCAagtttcaaaaaaatttattgAGTTTTAAAGATATTCGAAGTAATGGTTATCATAATGAGACAATTAGTGAAGGAAATGATGAATTCCTTCAAATCACGAGCATAACCAATGTCACAAAGACTGTCTTGGAGAGATTACCTACATTCTCCACTGGTTTGTACTACACGAGAATTAATTCTATAGAAACACATGCTATAGTAAACCAGAGGTTTACTGATAGCTTCATAGTTTGGCATGACCGGTTAGGCCATCCCGGTTCAATTATGATGCGAAAAATCATTGAAAATTCTTGTGGGCATTCATTAAAGAGCCAGCAGATTCTCTCTAATAATTTTTCATGTGTTGCTTGCTCACAAGGAAAGTTGATAATTCGGCCATCACCAGCTAAGATAAATTTTGAATCAATCAATTTTCTGGAACGTATACAAGGGGATATTTATGGACCAATACATCCCCCATGTGGACCTTTAGATACTTTAAGGTTTTAATCGATGCATCGACTAGATGGTCACATGTATGTTTGTTATCATCTCGCAACCTGGCGTTTGCGAGATTACTTTCTCAATTGATTAAACTACGAGCATATTTTCCAAATACTCCTATCAAGTCTATTCGTCTTGATAATGCTGGTGAATTTACTTCTCAATCTTTCAATGATGATTGCATGTCCATTGGGATAAATGTTGAACATCCTGTAGCACATGTTAATACAATTAAACGCATTTAGTTGATTGCTAGACCGTTACTAATGAAATCTAAACTCCCAATTTCTGCTTGGGGACATGCTATATTACATGTAGCAGCATTGATTCGCATCAGGCCAAAAAATTATCATAAGTTCTCCCCATCACAATTGGTTTTTGGTCAGGAACCAAATATATCCCATCTTAGAATTTTTGGATGTGCAGTTTATGTCCCTATAGCTCCACCACAACGCTCCAAGATGGGTCCTCAAAGGAGGTTGGGAATATATGTTGGATTTGATTCCCTATCAATAATCAAATATCTTGAGCCAACTACAGGTGAtttatttaaggctcgttttgcTGATTGCCATTTTAATGAGTCAGTTTTCCCAGGTTTAGGGGGAGAAAACAAACAGCTGGAGAAAGAAATTAGTTGGAATCAATTATCATTGTCTCATTTTGATCCTCGTACTAAGCAATGTGAACTAGAAGTTCAAAAGATAATTCATTTACAAAGATTAGCAAATCAGTTGCCAGACGTTTTTACTGACCCGAAGAGAGTGACTAAGTCACATATACCAACTGTGAATGCTCCAATTAAGATTGATGTCCCAGAAGGACAAAATAATGTTGTTAATGAGTCTAAGGCACGCCAGAAGCGTGAAAGACCAATAGGTTCCAAAGGCAAGAATCCTCGTAAAAGGAAAGGAGCAATAGTTGATGATGGTCAAATCGAGGATACGGTCAATTTTAAAGGATCTCCAGAAGAGACTTTAGACATGATAGAAGATGAAATTCAGGTACCTGATAATGAAGAAATTTTGATAAATTATATCATGTCTGGAATTACATGGAACCGAAACCAAATCGACGTCGATGATGTTTTTGCATGCAATGTAGCATTAGATGTTATGGATAATGATGAGGATCATGAACCAAAGTCTATTGAAGAATGTAGACATAGAGATGATTGGCCAAAGTGGAAGGAAGCAATTGAATCAGAATTGAAATCTCTTGCAAAAAGAAAAGTATTTGGACTTGTAGTCCGTACACCTGCAGATGTAAAGTCAGTGGGACATAAATGGGTCTTTGTgcgaaagaaaaatgaaaatggtGATATTGAAAGATATAAAGCAAGATTAGTTGCACAAGGATTCTCACAAAAACCTGGAATTGATTATGAGGAGACATATTCTCCTGTGGTGGATGCAACAActtttagatatataattagtCTGGCAATGAGAGAGGGACTTGACTTACGCTTAATGGATGTAGTCACAGCTTATTTGTATGGGCCACTGGATAATGATATCTATATGAAAATCCTAGACGGATTTAAGTTGCCAGAAGCAACAAAATCAAGTTCTCAAGAACATTTCTCTATCAATTGAATAGATCTCTATATGGATTGAAACAATCAGGGCGTATGTGGTATAATCGCCTTAGTGAGTACTTGTTGAAGGAAGGCTATAAGAGTGATCCTATTCTTGTGGATAAGGACCCTATGGTTGTAAGATCACTTGAAGTGGATAAGATGTCTATGGTGAAGATCACTTGAAGTGGAAGGACCCTTTTCATCCTCGGGAAAATGATGAAGAAATTCTTGGTCCTGAAGTACCATACTTAAGTGCAATTGGGGCATTGATGTATCTTGCTAGTCATACAAGACCTGACATATCATTTTCTGTGAATTTGTTAGCAAGGTTTAGCTCATGCCCAACCCGGAGGCATTGGAATGGGATTAAACATGTACTTCGTTATCTACAAGGTACTAGAGATATGGgtttgttctttcctaatttatCAAAAGAAGGTTTAGTTGGTTTTGCAGATGCAGGGTATTTATCTGATCCTCATA contains these protein-coding regions:
- the LOC110798763 gene encoding uncharacterized protein, which produces MSNLAKLEIVALDITGKNYLSWVLDAEIYLDAKGVGDTIKEGNKATCQDKAKAMIFLRHHLHEGLKTEYLTVKDPQILWSNLKERYDHQKTVILPKARYDWLHLRLQDSKSVSEYNSAMFKITSQLKLCGEKITDADMLEKTYSTFHANNIVLQTQYREKGFKKYSELISCLLVAEQNNERLMKNHEARPTGSTPFPEANVTSHNGKVSKNKDHASSSGRGCGQWRGRGRGRGFGGYGRGRGGYYKSSHSHQKWDRKDGKGEKVKSDNVTSVCYRCGGKGHWSRVCRTPKHLVDLYQSSLKKKGKNVETNLVFEDCEGHFECDTTHLEVADFFTSPEGNN